One window from the genome of Buchnera aphidicola (Neophyllaphis podocarpi) encodes:
- the hslV gene encoding ATP-dependent protease subunit HslV, protein MTTILSIRRNKKVVIGGDGQATLGNTIMKSSVNKIRSLCNDKVIAGFAGSTADAFTLFELFEKKLSMYQGQLQRSAIELAKDWRTDRILRRLEALLAVADKKISLIISGNGDVIQPENDLIAIGSGGPYAQSSAKALIENTKMNAKNIVIKSLEIAASICIYTNNNFTIKELASEK, encoded by the coding sequence GTGACAACAATATTAAGTATACGCCGTAATAAAAAAGTAGTTATTGGTGGTGATGGACAAGCTACTTTAGGTAATACTATAATGAAAAGTAGTGTGAATAAAATTAGATCTTTATGTAATGATAAAGTAATAGCAGGTTTTGCTGGAAGTACAGCAGATGCATTTACATTATTCGAGCTTTTTGAAAAAAAGTTAAGTATGTATCAAGGGCAATTACAACGTTCAGCAATTGAATTAGCCAAAGACTGGAGAACGGACAGAATTTTAAGAAGACTAGAAGCTTTATTAGCTGTTGCAGATAAAAAAATTTCACTGATAATATCAGGAAATGGAGATGTAATACAACCTGAAAACGATTTGATAGCAATAGGATCAGGCGGTCCTTATGCTCAATCTTCTGCAAAAGCTTTAATAGAAAATACTAAAATGAATGCTAAAAACATTGTAATAAAATCATTAGAAATAGCAGCAAGTATTTGTATATATACAAATAATAATTTTACCATTAAAGAATTAGCTTCAGAAAAGTAA
- the asd gene encoding archaetidylserine decarboxylase (Phosphatidylserine decarboxylase is synthesized as a single chain precursor. Generation of the pyruvoyl active site from a Ser is coupled to cleavage of a Gly-Ser bond between the larger (beta) and smaller (alpha chains). It is an integral membrane protein.) → MFNFIKLFFLNLTQKRFFSFLFVWFANKELGYITSLSIRFFVWFYKINIFESKNNNISNYKTFNDFFIRLLDKKFRPVDFNNNILTFPSDGIINQIGRINKDQIFQAKDNFYSLESLLAGNSELSYMFYKGSFINIHLSPGDCHRVYMPYQGLLKKIIYVPSNFDIFNKFSSNNTPNLFTNNERIICVFETNFGSIVNIFIGSAFIRSIKTIWLDKITSFSNKTITTWHWNENKEFANLFKGQEIGYFNIGSTIINLFPSNKVKFLENLKVGSRTKFGSAMCYLLDDKYK, encoded by the coding sequence GTGTTTAATTTTATTAAATTATTTTTTTTAAACTTAACACAAAAAAGATTTTTTAGTTTTTTATTTGTATGGTTTGCAAATAAAGAATTAGGTTATATTACTAGTTTAAGTATAAGATTTTTTGTTTGGTTTTATAAAATAAATATTTTTGAATCTAAAAATAATAATATATCTAATTATAAAACGTTTAACGATTTTTTTATTCGTTTATTAGATAAAAAATTTAGGCCTGTAGATTTTAATAATAATATATTAACTTTCCCCTCAGATGGTATTATTAATCAAATAGGAAGAATAAATAAAGATCAAATTTTTCAAGCTAAAGATAACTTTTATTCTTTAGAATCTTTATTGGCTGGTAATTCTGAACTATCATACATGTTTTATAAAGGTAGTTTTATTAACATACATCTTTCTCCTGGTGATTGTCATAGAGTATATATGCCTTATCAAGGATTATTAAAAAAAATAATTTATGTTCCTAGTAATTTTGATATTTTTAATAAATTTTCATCAAATAATACTCCTAACTTATTTACTAATAATGAAAGAATTATTTGTGTATTTGAAACTAACTTTGGGTCTATAGTTAATATTTTTATTGGTTCTGCATTTATTAGATCTATTAAAACAATTTGGTTAGATAAGATTACATCTTTTAGTAATAAAACAATTACAACTTGGCATTGGAATGAAAATAAAGAATTTGCAAATTTATTTAAAGGTCAAGAAATAGGTTATTTTAATATAGGCTCTACAATAATTAATTTATTTCCTTCTAATAAAGTTAAATTTTTAGAAAATTTGAAAGTTGGTAGTAGAACTAAATTTGGATCTGCGATGTGTTATTTATTAGATGATAAATATAAATAA
- a CDS encoding class I SAM-dependent methyltransferase: MKIIFTKPFNNRYYNLVKKLNISNIYKSNMELIIKSDFIYIRYKNKHSSIFFIDFNSKKMNYRCNLANIKNELIAKSVGIKNKYFPKIIDATAGLGNDSFILSYLGCKVIMIERNPIIYLLLRNALDRTYSNTTTLGWTKKRLRLIYQSSFEIFKKIKKKPDVIYLDPMFPINNKKKSKSKKEIELLKKIVGEDKDADTLLKYAISLASTRVVVKRPLYASPLNNIKTSSFIKTGNYRFDIYFNRKK; this comes from the coding sequence ATGAAAATTATTTTTACAAAACCATTTAATAACAGATACTATAATTTAGTAAAAAAACTAAACATTTCGAATATATACAAATCCAATATGGAATTAATTATAAAATCAGATTTTATATATATAAGATATAAAAATAAACATTCTAGTATATTTTTTATAGACTTTAATTCAAAAAAAATGAATTATAGATGCAATTTAGCTAACATAAAAAATGAATTAATAGCAAAATCAGTAGGTATAAAAAATAAATACTTTCCTAAAATAATAGATGCAACAGCAGGATTAGGAAATGATTCATTTATATTATCTTATTTAGGATGTAAAGTTATCATGATAGAAAGAAATCCTATAATATATCTTTTATTAAGAAATGCTTTAGATAGAACTTATTCAAATACAACAACTTTAGGATGGACAAAAAAAAGATTGAGATTAATATATCAATCTAGTTTTGAAATATTTAAAAAAATAAAAAAAAAACCAGATGTAATATATTTAGATCCTATGTTTCCTATTAATAATAAAAAAAAATCTAAAAGTAAAAAAGAAATAGAATTACTAAAAAAAATAGTAGGAGAAGATAAAGATGCTGATACATTATTAAAATATGCAATATCTTTAGCAAGTACAAGAGTAGTTGTAAAAAGACCTCTTTATGCTTCTCCATTAAATAACATAAAAACATCATCATTTATTAAAACAGGTAATTATAGATTTGATATTTATTTTAATAGAAAAAAGTAG
- a CDS encoding universal stress protein, with protein MSYKHILVAIDLSPESKILISKAILIAKLNKAKISLIHVNINYSDLYTGLIDVNISNIEKKNQKEFIYNELIRFIKESNFKFNKIINSNGDLVKSLIKSIKIHKIDLVIFGHHQDFWSKFISYVRQFINSVPIDMLIVPL; from the coding sequence ATGTCTTATAAACATATTTTAGTAGCTATAGATCTTTCTCCTGAGAGTAAAATTTTAATTTCTAAAGCTATTTTAATAGCTAAACTTAATAAAGCTAAAATTTCTTTAATTCATGTAAATATTAATTATTCTGATTTATATACTGGTCTCATAGATGTAAATATAAGTAATATAGAAAAAAAAAATCAAAAAGAATTTATTTATAACGAACTCATTAGATTTATTAAAGAATCAAACTTTAAATTTAATAAAATTATAAATTCTAATGGAGATTTAGTGAAATCTTTAATAAAATCTATAAAAATACACAAAATAGATTTAGTAATTTTTGGACATCATCAAGACTTTTGGAGTAAATTTATTTCTTATGTACGTCAATTTATTAACTCTGTTCCTATAGATATGTTAATTGTACCTTTATGA
- the epmA gene encoding elongation factor P--(R)-beta-lysine ligase: protein MNKNKWKSKITIDNLFKKALIIKKIRNFFSSINVLEVDTPILSHFSSNDIYLESFNTTYKSSNNISIKNLFLITSPEYHMKRLLACGSGPIYQICHSFRNGEYGDNHNPEFSMLEWYHPNYNMHDLIYEVKKFIKKIINFKKIDFISYKKIFLRYLNINPLTIKKNTLYKIILNQNLQHLIHKNYNKSDLLEILFTVSIQPYLSEFELLFIYFFPKEQALLAKINDEDSRVADRFEVFFKGIELANGFCELTNHNEQKKRFKLNNDRRTKLGLPKHKIDYLFLKALSSKNMPFCSGVALGLDRLMMIYFNCTKIQDIITFPFDRC from the coding sequence ATGAATAAAAATAAATGGAAATCTAAAATAACTATTGATAATTTATTTAAAAAAGCATTAATTATAAAAAAAATAAGAAATTTTTTCAGTTCTATAAATGTTTTAGAAGTAGATACTCCTATACTTAGTCATTTTTCTTCTAATGATATATATTTAGAATCGTTTAATACTACATATAAATCCTCAAATAATATTTCTATAAAAAACTTATTTTTGATTACTAGTCCTGAATATCATATGAAAAGGTTACTTGCATGTGGTAGTGGTCCTATATATCAAATATGCCATAGTTTTAGGAATGGAGAATATGGTGATAATCACAATCCTGAGTTTTCTATGTTGGAATGGTATCATCCTAATTACAATATGCATGATTTGATATATGAAGTCAAAAAATTTATAAAAAAAATTATAAATTTTAAAAAAATTGATTTTATTTCTTATAAAAAAATTTTTTTAAGATATTTAAACATAAATCCTTTAACTATTAAGAAAAATACACTATATAAAATTATTTTAAATCAAAATTTACAACATTTAATACATAAAAATTATAATAAAAGTGATTTATTAGAAATATTATTTACAGTATCTATTCAACCATATTTATCTGAATTTGAGTTACTATTTATTTATTTTTTTCCTAAAGAACAGGCTTTACTAGCTAAAATAAATGATGAAGATTCAAGAGTAGCTGATCGTTTTGAAGTTTTTTTTAAAGGAATAGAATTAGCAAATGGTTTTTGTGAATTAACTAATCATAATGAACAAAAAAAGCGCTTTAAATTAAATAATGATAGAAGAACTAAATTAGGATTACCAAAACATAAAATAGATTATTTATTTTTAAAAGCTTTATCTAGTAAAAATATGCCTTTTTGTTCTGGTGTTGCTTTAGGATTGGATAGACTAATGATGATATATTTTAATTGCACAAAAATTCAAGATATTATCACTTTTCCTTTTGATAGATGTTGA
- the rpmE gene encoding 50S ribosomal protein L31: MRKNIHPKYISVKAKCSCGNIIKIFSTISSNINIDVCSKCHPFYTGKQRVLDNKGRVEKFNKKFKFL, translated from the coding sequence ATGAGAAAAAATATACATCCTAAATATATTTCAGTAAAAGCTAAATGTTCCTGCGGAAATATTATAAAAATATTTTCTACTATTTCTAGTAATATAAATATAGATGTTTGTTCAAAATGTCATCCATTTTATACTGGAAAACAACGTGTATTAGATAATAAAGGGAGAGTTGAAAAGTTTAATAAAAAATTTAAATTTTTATAA
- a CDS encoding inorganic phosphate transporter gives MIYLFKCIDLYNDLIFIIAFLFVLFYEAINGFHDTANAVAIVIYTKTMKSNIAVIMSGIFNFLGVLLGGLSVAYTIVHLFPINLLIEIYSINGLVIIFSILSSAITWNLFTWYFCLPSSSSHALIGSIIGISITDTFIRKSSLLHAMNLNQIFNVLSSLIFSPIVGLLISIIFIILLNYFIKNKLNIIYSTPYKNKKEKNKAPLPLIAKIALIISSIGVSYSHGANDGQKGIGLIMLVLIGISPSFFLVDLNLKNYDIIKMQTTIKKLKKYYLKNERIFISQKKILKPLITNIKKEKDKNTIKNCYLISYIFNDVHDLVKKSSNYKKLNLNQKKKLRMFLLCITDLNEHIYRLSNISLEDRHFLMISNKNLLKTVEYAPTWIILSIAFSLSIGTMIGWKRISNTISTRIGKKNMTYAQAIASQMTAAISIGVASYTGIPVSTTHILSSSVAGTMIADKIGIQFIMVKNIILAWIFTLPISMFLSSLFYLLVLNFI, from the coding sequence ATGATATATTTGTTTAAATGTATAGATTTATATAACGACTTAATATTTATTATAGCATTTTTATTTGTATTATTTTATGAAGCAATTAATGGATTTCATGATACAGCAAATGCTGTAGCTATAGTAATTTATACAAAAACAATGAAATCTAATATAGCTGTAATTATGTCTGGAATATTTAATTTCTTAGGAGTATTATTAGGAGGTCTGAGTGTAGCATATACTATTGTACATTTATTTCCTATAAATTTATTAATTGAAATTTATTCAATCAATGGTTTAGTTATTATTTTTTCTATATTATCTTCAGCAATAACATGGAATCTTTTTACATGGTATTTTTGTTTACCTTCATCAAGTTCTCATGCATTAATTGGTTCTATAATCGGAATTAGCATAACTGATACCTTTATTAGAAAATCTTCATTATTACATGCTATGAACTTGAATCAAATATTTAATGTATTATCTTCTTTAATATTTTCTCCAATAGTTGGTTTATTAATATCAATAATTTTTATTATATTACTTAATTATTTTATAAAAAATAAATTAAATATTATATATTCTACCCCCTATAAAAATAAAAAAGAAAAAAATAAAGCACCGTTACCTTTAATAGCTAAAATAGCTCTTATAATTTCATCTATAGGAGTTAGTTACTCTCATGGTGCAAATGATGGTCAAAAAGGTATAGGATTAATTATGCTTGTATTGATAGGAATATCTCCATCATTTTTTTTAGTTGATTTAAATCTAAAAAATTATGACATAATTAAAATGCAAACAACAATAAAAAAATTAAAAAAATATTATTTAAAAAATGAAAGAATATTTATATCTCAAAAAAAAATTCTTAAACCTTTAATTACAAATATTAAAAAAGAAAAAGACAAAAACACAATTAAAAATTGTTATTTAATATCATATATTTTTAATGATGTTCATGACTTAGTTAAAAAATCATCAAATTATAAAAAATTAAATTTAAATCAAAAGAAAAAATTAAGAATGTTTTTATTATGTATTACAGATTTGAATGAACATATTTATAGATTGTCTAATATTAGTTTAGAAGATAGACATTTTTTAATGATATCTAATAAAAATTTATTAAAAACAGTAGAATACGCTCCTACATGGATTATATTATCAATAGCATTTTCTTTATCTATTGGAACTATGATAGGTTGGAAAAGAATATCTAATACAATCAGTACAAGAATAGGTAAAAAAAATATGACATATGCTCAGGCTATTGCTTCTCAAATGACTGCTGCAATTTCTATAGGAGTAGCTAGTTATACAGGAATACCAGTTTCTACAACACACATATTATCTTCTTCTGTAGCTGGAACTATGATAGCAGATAAAATTGGTATTCAATTTATCATGGTTAAAAATATTATACTTGCTTGGATATTTACTTTACCTATTTCTATGTTTTTATCTAGTTTATTTTATTTATTAGTTTTAAATTTTATATAA
- the coaD gene encoding pantetheine-phosphate adenylyltransferase encodes MNKLAIYPGTFDPITYGHIDIINRISKIFHKVIIAVIKNPKKKLMFKASERIILIKKSIKKNKNIKVLIFNDLIINFAIKNKSNILIRGIRNTNDFNKEYDFEKFNKLMNKDIEVIFLFSSKNLSFLSSSLVKEIAAYKGNLKKFVPLCVHQAMKKKIKLTKNIN; translated from the coding sequence ATGAATAAATTAGCAATTTATCCAGGAACTTTTGATCCTATTACATATGGTCATATAGACATTATAAATAGAATATCAAAAATATTTCATAAAGTAATAATTGCAGTAATAAAAAATCCTAAAAAAAAATTAATGTTTAAAGCTTCTGAAAGGATAATATTAATAAAAAAATCAATTAAAAAAAACAAAAATATTAAGGTGTTAATTTTTAATGATTTAATAATAAACTTTGCGATAAAAAATAAATCAAATATATTAATTAGAGGTATAAGAAATACTAATGATTTTAATAAAGAATATGATTTTGAAAAATTCAATAAATTAATGAATAAAGATATAGAAGTGATATTTCTATTTTCATCTAAAAATTTATCTTTTTTATCCTCATCTTTAGTAAAAGAAATAGCTGCTTATAAAGGTAATTTAAAAAAATTTGTTCCTTTATGCGTACATCAAGCAATGAAAAAAAAAATAAAATTAACAAAAAATATTAATTAA
- a CDS encoding FAD-binding oxidoreductase, producing MTNWVKANIIKLNQWNNKLFSIILRANINPFIAGQFTKLCIKNKKSKDKIQRAYSYVNSPNSKNLEFYIVSIPNGKFTRKLINMNCDDEILISKESAGFFTLNQIPSSNLLWMIATGTGIGPYLSILQYGGKELNKFNKIILIYAVSYFKDISYLNLINKLKTKYKNKLHVEFILSREKKPDILHGHIPRLITEGFIEDKVGNYIEKENSHIMLCGNPGMVHDTRKFLVENKNMRKNLRKLKGHITSEHYW from the coding sequence ATGACTAATTGGGTAAAAGCTAATATTATAAAATTAAATCAATGGAATAATAAATTATTTAGTATCATATTGAGAGCTAACATAAATCCTTTTATAGCTGGTCAATTTACAAAACTTTGTATAAAAAACAAAAAAAGCAAAGATAAAATTCAAAGAGCATATTCATATGTCAACTCACCTAATAGTAAAAATTTGGAATTTTATATTGTATCTATTCCTAATGGAAAATTTACAAGAAAATTAATTAATATGAATTGCGATGATGAAATTTTAATATCTAAAGAATCTGCAGGATTTTTTACATTGAATCAAATACCTTCAAGTAATTTATTGTGGATGATTGCAACAGGTACAGGTATTGGACCATATTTATCAATATTACAGTATGGAGGAAAAGAACTAAATAAATTTAATAAAATTATATTAATATATGCAGTAAGTTATTTTAAAGATATTAGTTATTTGAATCTTATTAATAAACTAAAAACAAAATATAAAAATAAATTACATGTTGAATTTATATTAAGTAGAGAAAAAAAACCAGATATTTTGCATGGACATATTCCTCGTCTTATTACAGAAGGTTTTATAGAAGATAAGGTTGGAAATTATATAGAAAAAGAAAATAGTCATATTATGTTATGCGGAAATCCTGGAATGGTACATGATACTAGAAAATTTCTAGTAGAAAATAAAAATATGAGAAAAAATCTAAGAAAATTAAAAGGACATATTACTAGCGAACATTATTGGTAA
- the hslU gene encoding HslU--HslV peptidase ATPase subunit → MSEMTPGEIVIELNKFIIGQEKAKKAVAIALRNRWRRMQLEENLRNEITPKNILMIGPTGVGKTEIARRLAKLANAPFIKVEATKFTEVGYVGKEVDSIIRDLTDVAIKIVRVQIIEKNKNSVTERAEDRILDVLIPTPKNDWGKSDKIKEPKATIQSFRKKLREGKLDNKDIEINVSAVPIGVEIMAPPGMEEMTSQLQSLFQNLGGNKKTIRKLKIKDAMKILIEEEAIKLVNPEELKRAAINSVEQNGIVFIDEIDKICKRNYSNSTDVSREGVQRDLLPLVEGCTVSTKHGLVKTDHILFIASGAFQICTPSDLIPELQGRLPIRVELEALTVNDFERILTEPNASITVQYKALIATEGVKINFTEDGIKKIAESAWKVNENMENIGARRLYTILEKLMENISFNANELVNKNVVIDSGYVSKHLDKLVSDEDVSKFIL, encoded by the coding sequence ATGTCTGAAATGACTCCTGGAGAAATTGTCATAGAACTTAATAAATTTATTATAGGTCAAGAAAAAGCAAAAAAAGCAGTGGCAATTGCATTAAGAAATAGATGGAGAAGAATGCAATTAGAAGAAAATTTAAGAAATGAAATAACTCCTAAAAATATTTTAATGATAGGACCTACTGGTGTAGGAAAAACAGAAATAGCAAGAAGATTAGCTAAATTAGCTAATGCTCCTTTTATAAAAGTAGAAGCAACTAAGTTTACAGAAGTAGGATATGTAGGTAAAGAAGTAGATTCTATCATTAGAGATTTAACAGATGTAGCAATTAAGATTGTTAGAGTTCAAATTATCGAAAAAAACAAAAACTCTGTAACAGAAAGAGCTGAAGATAGGATATTAGATGTATTAATTCCTACTCCAAAAAATGATTGGGGTAAATCAGATAAAATTAAAGAACCTAAAGCAACAATTCAATCTTTTAGAAAAAAATTGAGAGAAGGTAAACTTGATAATAAAGATATTGAAATAAATGTTTCTGCTGTACCTATAGGAGTAGAAATTATGGCTCCTCCAGGAATGGAAGAAATGACAAGTCAATTACAATCTCTATTCCAAAATTTAGGAGGTAATAAAAAAACAATAAGAAAATTAAAAATTAAAGATGCTATGAAAATATTAATCGAAGAAGAAGCAATTAAACTTGTTAATCCAGAAGAACTTAAAAGAGCAGCGATAAATTCAGTAGAACAAAATGGTATAGTTTTTATTGATGAAATAGATAAAATTTGTAAAAGAAATTATTCCAATTCTACTGATGTATCAAGAGAAGGAGTTCAAAGAGATTTATTGCCTCTTGTTGAAGGTTGTACAGTATCAACTAAACATGGATTAGTTAAAACAGATCATATATTATTCATTGCATCAGGTGCTTTTCAAATATGTACGCCTTCTGATTTAATTCCTGAATTACAAGGAAGATTACCTATAAGAGTTGAATTAGAAGCATTAACTGTAAACGATTTTGAAAGAATTTTGACTGAACCAAATGCTTCTATTACAGTTCAATATAAAGCATTAATAGCAACAGAGGGAGTAAAAATTAATTTTACAGAAGATGGAATAAAAAAAATAGCTGAATCTGCATGGAAAGTTAATGAAAATATGGAAAATATAGGAGCAAGAAGATTATACACAATTTTAGAGAAGCTAATGGAAAACATATCATTTAACGCAAATGAACTAGTAAATAAAAATGTAGTAATAGATTCTGGTTATGTAAGTAAACATTTAGATAAATTAGTATCTGATGAAGACGTAAGTAAATTCATTTTATAG
- the pgi gene encoding glucose-6-phosphate isomerase has product MKNINPTLTNAWKSLENHFKEIKNVHLSDLFNLDKDRFKNFSKIFNNQILFDYSKNRVTYKTINKLLSLAKEVFLEDAIKSMFIGKKINVTENRSVLHIALRNLSNNPIILNDKNIMPEVYEVLNKMKLFSEDIITGKWKGYSGKSITDIVNIGIGGSDLGPNMVIDALTPYKNHLNIHFISNIDGTEICELFKVINAETTLFLISSKTFTTEETMTNAYSIKNWFLKHAIHTKHIKKHFLAISTNKIEAINFGIDSKNIFKFWDWVGGRYSLWSSVGFSIVLSIGFHNFLNLLSGAHDMDNHFLNTKLENNIPVILAMIGIWYNNFFLMETEAIFPYDKYMHRLPSYLQQCNMESNGKCIDRNGKKTSWQTGPIVWGASGTNGQHAFYQLLHQGTKFIPCDFIAPVISHHKIYDHHIKLLSNFFAQTKALAFGTYNKFIEKQRIKCNNNINSREYIYKYFEGNRPSNSILLKRITPYTLGSLLAMYEHKIFVQGVILNIFTFDQWGVELGKNISHQIRLKIQSCRDNRIQSYDSSTNGLINLYFNWREFF; this is encoded by the coding sequence ATGAAAAATATTAATCCAACATTGACTAATGCATGGAAATCTTTAGAAAATCATTTTAAAGAAATTAAAAATGTTCATCTTTCAGATTTATTTAATTTAGATAAAGATCGTTTTAAAAACTTTTCTAAAATTTTTAATAATCAAATACTATTTGATTATTCAAAAAATAGAGTTACTTATAAAACTATTAATAAATTGTTATCTTTAGCTAAAGAAGTATTTTTAGAAGATGCTATAAAATCTATGTTTATTGGTAAGAAAATAAATGTTACCGAAAATAGATCCGTATTACATATAGCTTTAAGAAATTTGAGTAATAATCCTATTATATTAAATGATAAAAATATAATGCCTGAAGTTTATGAAGTATTAAATAAAATGAAGTTGTTTTCAGAAGATATAATTACTGGTAAATGGAAGGGTTATAGTGGAAAATCCATTACGGATATAGTTAATATTGGAATAGGTGGTTCTGATTTAGGTCCAAATATGGTTATTGATGCTTTAACTCCTTATAAAAATCATTTAAATATTCATTTTATTTCTAATATTGATGGTACAGAGATATGTGAATTGTTTAAAGTTATTAATGCAGAAACTACTTTGTTTTTGATTTCTTCTAAAACATTTACTACGGAAGAAACTATGACAAATGCTTATTCAATTAAAAATTGGTTTTTAAAACATGCTATACATACTAAACATATTAAAAAACACTTTTTAGCTATTTCTACAAATAAAATTGAAGCAATTAATTTTGGTATAGATTCTAAAAATATATTTAAATTTTGGGATTGGGTAGGTGGTCGTTATTCTTTATGGTCTTCTGTTGGTTTTTCTATAGTTTTATCTATAGGATTTCATAATTTTTTAAATTTATTAAGTGGTGCACATGATATGGATAACCATTTTTTAAATACTAAATTAGAAAATAATATTCCTGTTATACTAGCAATGATTGGAATATGGTATAATAATTTTTTTTTAATGGAAACTGAAGCTATTTTTCCTTATGATAAATATATGCATAGACTTCCTTCTTATTTACAACAGTGTAATATGGAATCTAATGGTAAATGTATTGATAGAAATGGAAAAAAAACTTCTTGGCAAACAGGACCAATTGTATGGGGAGCTTCAGGAACAAACGGACAGCATGCATTTTATCAATTACTACATCAAGGAACTAAATTTATTCCATGTGATTTTATTGCACCTGTAATTAGTCATCATAAAATATATGATCATCACATAAAGTTATTATCTAATTTTTTCGCTCAAACAAAAGCATTAGCTTTTGGTACATATAATAAGTTTATTGAAAAACAAAGAATAAAATGTAATAACAATATTAATTCTAGAGAGTATATTTATAAATATTTTGAAGGAAATAGACCGAGTAACTCAATTTTATTAAAAAGAATCACACCTTATACTTTAGGATCTTTATTAGCTATGTATGAGCATAAAATTTTTGTGCAAGGAGTTATACTAAATATTTTTACTTTTGATCAGTGGGGAGTAGAATTAGGTAAAAATATATCTCATCAAATAAGATTAAAGATACAAAGTTGTCGAGACAATAGAATTCAAAGCTATGATTCTTCTACAAATGGTTTAATAAATTTATATTTTAATTGGCGTGAATTTTTTTAA
- the orn gene encoding oligoribonuclease: MNEDNLIWIDLEMTGLNPKKHFIIEIATLITDINLNIIAEGPVIPIYQNKKKLKIMDKWNYINHNKSGLINKVKNSLFNELIAEKKTIFFLKKWTKKQKSPMCGNSIGNDRRFLIKYMPKLEKYFKYRSIDVSTIKELMMRWKPSVFNKLNKINNHTALNDIKESIKELKFYKKYFFKI; encoded by the coding sequence ATGAATGAAGATAATTTAATTTGGATTGACTTAGAAATGACAGGATTAAATCCAAAAAAACACTTTATTATTGAAATAGCAACGTTAATTACTGATATTAACTTGAATATTATTGCTGAAGGTCCAGTTATTCCTATATATCAAAATAAAAAAAAATTAAAAATTATGGATAAATGGAATTATATTAATCATAATAAAAGCGGATTAATTAACAAAGTTAAAAATAGTTTATTTAACGAATTAATAGCTGAAAAAAAAACAATATTTTTTTTAAAAAAATGGACAAAAAAACAAAAATCTCCTATGTGCGGAAATAGTATAGGAAATGATAGAAGATTTTTAATAAAATATATGCCAAAATTAGAAAAATATTTTAAATACAGATCTATAGATGTAAGTACTATAAAAGAACTAATGATGAGATGGAAACCGTCAGTATTCAATAAATTAAATAAAATAAACAATCATACAGCATTAAATGATATAAAAGAATCAATAAAAGAACTAAAATTCTATAAAAAATATTTTTTTAAAATTTGA